From a single Pseudophryne corroboree isolate aPseCor3 chromosome 6, aPseCor3.hap2, whole genome shotgun sequence genomic region:
- the LOC134933234 gene encoding uncharacterized protein LOC134933234 → MEEVTLTDLYRWCREKGVEPLCSFGIRGALATVDDDSVLRAVGNLYGISEPCIIDRWKGQYGDTYAMLISNRNLLDKTLIPIMLVVEGVAGRKVYVLWPEAGETTGEEATSGGEDGMEPFACGEGPCHPSAHEVPGNNEYDTSTGVDAVVGKMVSQLERWHYEGGYRRLRIFSGITPVPAGEETYDTWREAAIQHSEEWQCPEHIKKQRIVESLRGPAMRVIQATRRSKVTASLKDYIEALDFSYGTIEDVGDLLARLNRTYQEPGETLTHYIYRMDRLIYKIVDKGGIAKEAVDENRRRQILKGAMTNNPVAQRLRCTMTTGPPPTLTELVKEVKLEEVQIETREKSIKKVKVVLPTPTTPTMDDRLLKLLEEQNKKIDQLIALQTSSQSSPYWHPRGRNQGSRPRNPIICYSCGQAGHRSFECPGNAVRRRGNSSSPRRRTTNLENSNGSAVTPLTGYPIINIRAMGSAQWSSTIPDSLMGPAPLVKALINGQDCTILMDSGSQVSIVFESWYREHLPDVPIHPLSGLTVWGLSEQKYPYLGYIITQITFEPGLITPNETVPLIALVCPDSPGDNGQLPAIVGTNTNMFRNLSRWCERQEKESRLTGGVRICEGGYICPLVGNQSVPADASLSFKTTIQGDIDLSPCFRGSDIDNDSRQRLIEQLQLRESVFSRSDWDLGTASGVEHHINLLDNTPFRERSRRLAPADFEDVREHLRNLLENNVIADSESPYASPIVVARKKSGEIRLCIDYRTLNSRTVPDQYTVPKVDEALDCLQGSQWFSVLDLRCGYYQIPMSPRDRAKTAFICPIGFFEFIKMPQGIKGAPATFQRTMEKTVGDMCYREVLVYLDDIIVFGKDLNEHNERLLKVLDRLQARGLKLSIEKCQFCRSSVKYLGHIVSRQGIATDPEKVSTVKNWPRPGNLKELRSFLGFCGYYRKFVPQYAALAKPLTDLTKGYPPVKMRLPQNRLDRERLYYKPQEPFRERWTVQCVEAFNNLKDSLTKSPVLAYVQPELPYEVHIDASFDGLGGVLYQVHDQQLRPIAYISRGLSNSEKNYPVHKLEFLALKWAVSEKFHDYLYGVQFTVQTDNNPLTYIQSSAKLDATGHRWLAALTNYDFTIKYRPGANNQDADALSRLPNKNGSGLVDE, encoded by the coding sequence ATGGAAGAGGTAACATTGACCGATCTTTATCGATGGTGTagggagaagggggtggagccccTCTGTAGTTTCGGCATCAGGGGAGCATTGGCCACTGTAGATGATGACTCTGTGTTACGAGCAGTGGGAAATCTTTACGGTATAAGTGAGCCTTGTATAATTGACCGGTGGAAAGGACAGTATGGTGATACATATGCCATGCTGATCAGTAATCGGAATCTGTTGGATAAGACCTTAATCCCCATTATGTTGGTAGTGGAAGGAGTAGCTGGGCGGAAAGTATATGTATTGTGGCCCGAAGCGGGTGAGACTACGGGAGAAGAGGCCACATCTGGGGGAGAGGATGGCATGGAACCATTTGCCTGTGGGGAGGgaccatgccaccccagtgcccaTGAGGTACCTGGTAATAATGAGTACGACACTAGCACAGGAGTTGACGCAGTTGTGGGGAAGATGGTCAGCCAACTGGAACGTTGGCATTATGAAGGTGGCTATAGACGTCTACGGATATTCTCAGGAATCACCCCAGTACCAGCAGGAGAGGAAACGTATGACACATGGCGGGAAGCCGCCATCCAACATTCGGAGGAATGGCAATGCCCGGAACACATCAAAAAACAGCGTATTGTGGAGAGTTTACGAGGGCCCGCTATGAGAGTAATTCAGGCCACCCGGCGAAGTAAAGTGACAGCTAGCTTGAAAGATTACATTGAGGCTTTGGATTTCTCTTACGGTACTATAGAGGATGTCGGAGATTTACTAGCCCGCTTGAATCGGACTTATCAGGAGCCGGGGGAGACGTTGACCCACTATATATATAGGATGGATCGACTGATCTACAAGATTGTAGACAAGGGAGGAATTGCCAAGGAGGCAGTGGATGAGAATCGCCGGAGACAGATATTAAAAGGGGCCATGACTAATAATCCGGTGGCGCAGAGATTGAGGTGCACCATGACTACAGGACCTCCTCCTACGCTGACTGAACTAGTCAAAGAAGTCAAGCTGGAGGAAGTGCAAATCGAAACTAGGGAAAAGAGTATAAAAAAGGTGAAAGTCGTATTACCAACTCCGACCACTCCCACCATGGATGACCGGTTGCTAAAATTGTTAGAagagcaaaataaaaaaatagaccagCTGATTGCGCTGCAGACAAGCTCTCAGTCTAGCCCATACTGGCATCCAAGGGGGAGGAATCAGGGAAGTAGGCCCCGGAATCCAATCATATGCTACAGTTGTGGGCAAGCCGGGCATAGATCATTTGAATGTCCTGGTAATGCAGTCAGAAGGAGGGGAAATAGTAGCAGCCCGCGCAGGAGAACTACTAACCTGGAAAACTCCAATGGGAGTGCTGTGACCCCCCTCACAGGCTACCCAATTATAAATATTAgagcaatggggagtgcccagtggtcgtCCACCATACCAGATAGCCTAATGGGACCCGCGCCACTGGTTAAAGCCTTGATCAATGGACAAGACTGTACTATTCTAATGGACAGTGGGTCACAGGTATCTATTGTATTTGAATCTTGGTACCGGGAGCACCTGCCGGATGTACCCATCCACCCTCTAAGTGGTCTTACTGTGTGGGGTTTGAGCGAACAGAAGTATCCCTATTTAGGGTATATCATCACCCAAATCACGTTTGAACCCGGACTGATCACCCCTAATGAGACTGTACCCTTGATAGCATTAGTATGCCCTGATTCTCCGGGGGATAATGGACAGCTACCCGCCATAGTGGGAACTAACACCAACATGTTTCGAAATCTCAGTCGATGGTGTGAAAGACAAGAGAAGGAAAGTCGTCTGACGGGGGGTGTTCGCATATGTGAAGGAGgttatatatgtccactggtaGGAAACCAGTCTGTCCCTGCTGATGCTTCCCTCAGTTTCAAGACCACTATCCAAGGGGACATTGACCTATCACCATGTTTCCGGGGCAGCGATATTGACAATGACAGTAGGCAACGACTGATCGAACAACTGCAGTTGAGGGAATCTGTATTCTCCAGGAGCGACTGGGAtctaggtactgcgagtggggtagAACATCACATCAACTTGTTGGATAACACCCCGTTCAGGGAAAGGTCACGGCGGCTAGCCCCAGCTGATTTCGAAGATGTCAGGGAGCACTTACGCAATTTATTAGAGAACAATGTCATTGCAGACTCAGAAAGTCCCTATGCCTCTCCGATAGTGGTCGCTCGTAAGAAAAGTGGGGAGATCAGGCTATGTATAGACTATCGCACCTTGAATAGTCGGACGGTGCCGGATCAGTACACGGTTCCAAAAGTAGATGAAGCACTCGATTGTTTGCAGGGGAGCCAATGGTTTTCTGTCCTCGATCTTCGATGCGGGTATTACCAGATTCCGATGAGCCCGAGGGACAGAGCCAAGACCGCCTTTATATGCCCCATTGGGTTCTTTGAGTTCATAAAGATGCCCCAAGGTATAAAAGGAGCTCCGGCCACATTCCAACGAACAATGGAAAAGACGGTAGGGGATATGTGCTACCGGGAGGTATTGGTGTACCTCGACGATATTATCGTCTTTGGAAAAGATCTGAACGAACACAATGAGAGGCTACTCAAGGTGTTAGATCGACTGCAGGCTAGAGGATTGAAATTATCCATTGAGAAGTGTCAGTTTTGTCGTTCTTCAGTCAAATACCTAGGGCATATTGTGAGTAGACAAGGCATCGCAACTGATCCAGAGAAGGTGTCAACTGTGAAGAACTGGCCCCGACCAGGCAACCTTAAAGAGTTAAGATCCTTCCTCGGATTCTGCGGTTACTACCGTAAGTTCGTGCCACAGTATGCTGCACTTGCCAAACCTCTGACTGACTTGACCAAAGGCTATCCCCCGGTTAAGATGCGGCTGCCCCAAAATCGATTGGATCGAGAAAGACTCTATTATAAGCCCCAGGAGCCTTTCAGGGAAAGATGGACAGTACAGTGTGTAGAGGCTTTTAACAATCTTAAAGACAGTTTGACAAAATCTCCGGTACTGGCATATGTACAACCCGAACTTCCCTACGAGGTGCATATAGATGCCTCCTTTGATGGCCTTGGGGGAGTACTATACCAAGTACATGATCAACAGTTGCGACCCATTGCATATATTAGCCGGGGACTGTCCAATAGTGAGAAAAATTACCCCGTTCATAAGTTAGAATTTTTGGCCCTTAAATGGGCTGTAAGTGAAAAGTTTCATGATTATTTATATGGGGTCCAGTTCACAGTACAGACAGATAATAACCCCTTGACATATATCCAGTCCTCTGCGAAGCTAGACGCCACTGGACATCGGTGGTTGGCGGCGCTGACCAACTACGACTTCACCATCAAATACCGTCCAGGAGCTAACAATCAGGATGCAGATGCACTGTCACGTTTGCCCAATAAAAATGGTAGTGGGTTAGTGGATGAATAG